TTCTGGCCGTTGTTTACTTTCCGGCTATATGAACAAGCGAGATCCTAATCAAGGCACATGTACCAACGCTTGCCGCTGGAACTACAATGTTCACTCTGCCACCGAAAATGAATCTGGTGATGTCATTCCAGTAAAATCGGTTGAAGAATTTAACCCACAAGAGGGTAATAGCTTCGATGATGTGGTTTTATTGCAAGAAGAGCATAAACCTGATGAATACATGCCGGCATTTGAAGATGAGCACGGCACTTATATCATGAACTCAAAAGATTTACGTGCGGTTGAGCAAGTTGACCGACTTGTAAAAATGGGTATCCACTCGCTGAAGATCGAGGGTCGTACAAAATCATTTTACTACTGTGCTCGCACTGCCCGCGTATACAATGAAGCCATATTAGACGCTATGGCAAACAAACCATTTAATCCAGCACTAAATCATGAATTAGAGCATCTTGCTCACCGTGGTTATACAGCTGGTTTTTTACAACGTCACAAACAGGGCGATCTTCAAAACTACGATTACGGTTATTCAAAAAGTGACAGCCAGCAATTTGTTGGTGAAGTATTGGGCCGTAATGAAGAAAATGGCTTGATTGAAATCGATGTGAAAAATAAATTCATGGTTGGTGATGAGCTAGAACTAATGACTCCATCTGGCAATCAATCTTTTGTCTTGACCTATATGGAGTCCTCAAAAGGCGAATTAATCAAAGACGCTAAAGGATCAGGTCATAAAGTCGCTATTTCATTAGAAACAAGTAAAGACTTGGCTTACGGCGTGTTAATGAGAAAACTAAACGCCGACGAAAATACAAGACATCCATTCGCCCAAAATCAGAGCTAAATAATGGCATTGTTGATTGAACATGATTGCATCAACTGTGACATGTGTGAGCCAGAGTGTCCGAATAAGGCGATTTATTTTGGTGAAGAAATTTACGAAATAGATCCCGATAAATGTACCGAGTGTTTAGGGCATTATGACGAACCAACGTGCGTTAAAGTATGCCCGATTAATTGCATTATCCCAGATCCTGCTCACCCCGAAGATGAGCAGAGTTTACTCAAGAAGTTTGAATTACTTTACGGTTAAATTGCTCAAAGAATTTCGATTACTTTGAGGAAAATCACGTCACCCGTTTTATACAGAAAACGGGTATTTGATTGCTTCGTGATGTTCATACCCTTCAATTGAAAAGTCGTCCATAGTGACCCAAGTTTCTAAATCTTCAAGTGACTTTATTTTCGGATTAATAAGTAGTTTAGGCGATGCGTATGGCTCACGTTTCAACTGAACGTTTTTCATCAGCTCAAGCTGATCTTCGTAAATGTGTGCATTAACTATTTTATGATACGCCTTACCGGGTTTATGGCCAGTGATCTGAGCCACCAATGCGAGCAATACAAAAACTTGAATTTGATTGAAATTCAAACCCAGCGGCACATCGCACGATCGTTGATAGCTGGTTAAGTGTAACGTATCACCTAACAACGAAAAGTTGTGAGTATGCATACAAGGCCTCAAACACCCCATGTGAAACTCACCAGGATTGTAAAATGACAATATTTCACCACGATCATCAATTCCATTAGACAAGTTGTCGATTAACTTTCTAAATTGATCAACATGACCACCGTCAGGCTTTTGCCAACTTCTCCCTTGAACACCATAAACTCTGCCCATATCATCTTGGCCTTTACGATGTTCGTTATTAAGCCACCAATCATTTTCATTAGCATTAGCATCCCAAGTTTTAGTCCCTAAGGCTCTAAAATCAGCTGCATTGTCATAGCCACGTAAATAACCAATTATTTCGGCAATTGCAGATTTCCAATAACTCTTTCTAGTGGTGATCATCGGGAATTCATTATTAGCTACATCATACGTTAAGTCAGCGTCAACCACAGTTAAGCAGCGCTTACCTGTTCTGTTATTTTCTATCCAAACACCTTCATCAACAATGCGCTGGCATAGTGCTAAATATTGCTTCATTTAGAATTTCCCTTTATTGCAGCTTTGGCTTGAATGTTTGCGCCCCAAATAATAATAACAATGCCGACAATCACCATGGGTAGACTTAGAATCTGTCCCATTGAAATGTTGGCAAAAATAAAACCTAAATGTGCATCTGGTTCTCGGAAAAGCTCGACTATAGTTCTAAACACACCATAACCAATCAAGAACACACCAGAGGCCAAGCCAAGTGTTCTTGGTTTGCGCATCAATATGAATAAAATGGCGAAAAGTACAACGCCTTCAAGCATAAATTCGTATAATTGAGAAGGATGCCTAGGCACTAACAATGGGTCATTGGGAAATACAACACCCCACGGAACATCAGTTTGACGCCCCCATAATTCAGCATTGATAAAGTTACCAATACGTCCCATCCCTAAACCAATAGGTACAAGCGGCGCAACAAAGTCGCCTACACTTAAAAACGCTTTATCAGTCTTTCGCGCAAAAAGATAAACGGCGGCAATAACCCCTAATAGGCCACCATGGAATGACATTCCACCTTGCCATATCTTTAATAAATATAACGGGTCGGCAATAAAATAATCGAATTGATAAAATAATACATAGCCGACTCTTCCACCTAAAATAACGCCTAAAAATCCATAAAACAAAAGATCGCTTACTTGCTCCCTTGTCCAAATACCTTTGCTTTTATCAGCAGCTCTGTTTGCGATATAGAGCGCTGCAACAAAACCAATAAGGTACATCAAGCCATACCAGCGAACTGCCACAGGGCCGACACTAAAAATGATAGGGTCGATCTGAGGAAATTGAATAAATGATTCAGTCATTAACATTCCAAGAAGTGATAATTATTCTTATATAATAGAAGAGTGAATTAAGAGGTAAATTATGCCTAATTGAGTGTCAAATAGCTACGACCACAACATTTTAATCGCTACCAAAATTAAAAAAACTGCAAAGCCTTTTTTCAATGTTCTAACAGGCACATTAGCCGCCATCTTTACCCCCACACGGGCAAATAATGAAGACGTTAAACTGATGCCAGCTAATGCGGGCAAATAGATATAACCAAGACTCCAATTAGGCAGTAATACTTGATCAAGCCCAGTTATCACATAACCTATCGAGCCAAACAGTGCGACAACTAAACCACAAGCCGTTGCCACGCCTATAGTTTGTCTTAATTGCATCCCAAAATAGCTTAACGCAGGTACAAGAATGGCACCACCAGCTATCCCCATCAAACTTGCCATGATGCCTGTAAATAAGGCTATTGACTGCAAGACGCCAATTGATGGCATTTCTCTTATCTTAGGTTTTCGAATGGACGCCAACATGTAACTTGCTAACAGGATGACCGCTGTAGCAAAAATAAAGGTCAGCGTATCACTAGATAACTTATCCGCAATAAACGCCCCTATCAACGCTCCCAACGCAATCACAGCCATAATTTGACGGGTAATTGACCACGGAATATTACGATTTTTATGATGAGCTCTGACTGCAGAAGCAGAAGTTACGACGATTGTCGCTAAAGACGTACCAAGTGCAACAGGCATGAGGATGTCGACAGGTACCCCTACTTGTGGCAGTAAATAGACCAATGCTGGTACAATAATTAAGCCACCTCCAATACCAAGCAAGCCCGCTAGAAAACCAACGAGAGCACCTAATACCAAACAAGCGATAAAGAAGCCTAACAACATATTATTTTATCTACCAAAACTACATCCCAGCACGAACAAATCCGCCTAAGTCAAGTTGTTCTAGCTGTTCGTTTAAATAATTATGCACTTGCTTAGCAGTGCTGAGAGTAAGCGCATGGGACAAAATTATTTTCGCTCGCTGCAACTCTACATGACGAATGACCCATTTTACCCGAGCTACGTTTTGCGCATTCATACTTAATTTATCATAGCCCATTGCTAATAATAGCAAAGCTCCCGCAGGTTCACTCGCCATTTCACCACATAAACTTAATGGGACTAAGTATTTTTGAGATTCTTGTGCAATAAAATTTAGCGCGCGCAGTACTGACGGATGATAGAAATTATACAGTGCTGATACTCTTGAGTTGTTACGATCAACTGCAAGTAAATACTGAGTTAAATCATTACTACCAACAGAAAAGAAGTCTACCCGATGAGCTAACTCTTTTAGCTGATAAATAACTGCTGGCACTTCAATCATGATGCCTATTCGAGGGCGAGGTAATCTTTTATCGCTGTTTTCAAACAACTCGTCGTTGAGTTCGTAATAGGCTTGGTTAATTAACCTTATGGCGTCGTCAACTTCAGTAATATTTGAAATCATGGGCAACATGATTTCCAAATTATTATAATGTTGATTTGCCCGCATCATTGCCCTCACTTGCAGCAAAAATATCTCTGGGTGATCTAAGGTAACTCTGATCCCACGCCAGCCTAGAAATGGGTTTTCTTCCGCAATAGGGAAATATGGCAGTGCTTTATCGCCGCCAATATCAAGTGTTCGCATCGTCACTGCATGAGATGGAAACGTTGCCAACACTTCTTGATACCAAAGAGTTTGCTCATGTTCAGATGGAAAACAACTGCGGTTCATGAACGGAATTTCCGTACGATATAAGCCAATACCTACAGCACCTGAAGATTGAGTATGTTCAACTCCAGCGCTTAAACCGGCATTTAATAATAATTCAATGGCTCTCCCGTCTTTGGTCACACTAGGCAAATCGGCAACCTTTTTAACCATATTGGTCAAAGCGGTTTCTTCTTGAATTAAATGGCGATATTCACGTTTCAACGACTCACTAG
This window of the Thalassotalea atypica genome carries:
- the yegQ gene encoding tRNA 5-hydroxyuridine modification protein YegQ translates to MIKPELLSPAGSLKNMRYAFAYGADAVYAGQPRYSLRVRNNEFSHDNLHQGINEAHELGKKFYVVNNIAPHNSKLKTFIRDLKPIIDMKPDAMIMSDPGLIMMAKDAFPDMPLHLSVQANAVNWATVKFWEQQGIERVILSRELSLDEIEEIRQQCPDIEIEVFVHGALCMAYSGRCLLSGYMNKRDPNQGTCTNACRWNYNVHSATENESGDVIPVKSVEEFNPQEGNSFDDVVLLQEEHKPDEYMPAFEDEHGTYIMNSKDLRAVEQVDRLVKMGIHSLKIEGRTKSFYYCARTARVYNEAILDAMANKPFNPALNHELEHLAHRGYTAGFLQRHKQGDLQNYDYGYSKSDSQQFVGEVLGRNEENGLIEIDVKNKFMVGDELELMTPSGNQSFVLTYMESSKGELIKDAKGSGHKVAISLETSKDLAYGVLMRKLNADENTRHPFAQNQS
- a CDS encoding YfhL family 4Fe-4S dicluster ferredoxin; the encoded protein is MALLIEHDCINCDMCEPECPNKAIYFGEEIYEIDPDKCTECLGHYDEPTCVKVCPINCIIPDPAHPEDEQSLLKKFELLYG
- a CDS encoding thymidylate synthase, with protein sequence MKQYLALCQRIVDEGVWIENNRTGKRCLTVVDADLTYDVANNEFPMITTRKSYWKSAIAEIIGYLRGYDNAADFRALGTKTWDANANENDWWLNNEHRKGQDDMGRVYGVQGRSWQKPDGGHVDQFRKLIDNLSNGIDDRGEILSFYNPGEFHMGCLRPCMHTHNFSLLGDTLHLTSYQRSCDVPLGLNFNQIQVFVLLALVAQITGHKPGKAYHKIVNAHIYEDQLELMKNVQLKREPYASPKLLINPKIKSLEDLETWVTMDDFSIEGYEHHEAIKYPFSV
- the lgt gene encoding prolipoprotein diacylglyceryl transferase — protein: MTESFIQFPQIDPIIFSVGPVAVRWYGLMYLIGFVAALYIANRAADKSKGIWTREQVSDLLFYGFLGVILGGRVGYVLFYQFDYFIADPLYLLKIWQGGMSFHGGLLGVIAAVYLFARKTDKAFLSVGDFVAPLVPIGLGMGRIGNFINAELWGRQTDVPWGVVFPNDPLLVPRHPSQLYEFMLEGVVLFAILFILMRKPRTLGLASGVFLIGYGVFRTIVELFREPDAHLGFIFANISMGQILSLPMVIVGIVIIIWGANIQAKAAIKGNSK
- a CDS encoding sulfite exporter TauE/SafE family protein; translation: MLLGFFIACLVLGALVGFLAGLLGIGGGLIIVPALVYLLPQVGVPVDILMPVALGTSLATIVVTSASAVRAHHKNRNIPWSITRQIMAVIALGALIGAFIADKLSSDTLTFIFATAVILLASYMLASIRKPKIREMPSIGVLQSIALFTGIMASLMGIAGGAILVPALSYFGMQLRQTIGVATACGLVVALFGSIGYVITGLDQVLLPNWSLGYIYLPALAGISLTSSLFARVGVKMAANVPVRTLKKGFAVFLILVAIKMLWS